Proteins encoded within one genomic window of Solea senegalensis isolate Sse05_10M linkage group LG11, IFAPA_SoseM_1, whole genome shotgun sequence:
- the dnase1l1 gene encoding deoxyribonuclease-1-like 1 yields MRSSLLLLLVLLSFLAGVTHVRGASDFRVCAFNLHHFGESKSKNAAVMHTLSRIITRCDVCLLQEVRDSKEKALPLLISRLNSYDTKHRYDAVASERLGRSESYQEQYVFVYRTDTVTVTGQYQYPDDQLGDAFSREPFVVRFKAPNTAIKEFVLIPQHTTPTNTTRELDSLYDVLQHVKNMWKTENVILLGDFNADCGYLAKKNRKYVRLITDTSLIWLIKDKTDTTVRSTTSCTYDRIVVNGERFVREIVPFSAKPFNFQTEYRLTDEQALDVSDHYPVEVLLKVVKSRFPFNGATSLTLSGIKETLSKLCSFFLLKHLVVV; encoded by the exons ATGAGGTcgtcgctcctcctcctcctcgtcctcctctccttcctcgcAGGCGTGACACATGTTCGGGGGGCGTCAGACTTCAGAGTGTGTGCCTTTAATCTCCATCACTTCGGGGAGTCCAAGTCCAAGAATGCAGCTGTGATGCACACTCTTTCCCGG ATCATCACTCGCTGTGACGTGTGTTTGCTCCAGGAAGTGAGAGACAGTAAAGAGAAAGCTCTGCCGCTGCTGATTTCACGTCTCAACAG CTATGACACCAAACATCGGTATGATGCTGTGGCCAGTGAGAGGCTGGGCAGGTCTGAGTCGTACCAGGAGCAGTACGTGTTTGTTTATAG GACGGACACGGTGACCGTCACAGGACAGTACCAGTATCCAGACGATCAGCTGGGAGATGCTTTTTCCAGAGAGCCTTTCGTTGTCCGCTTCAAAGCCCCAAATACAG CGATAAAGGAGTTTGTCCTCATACCTCAACACACCACTCCGACCAACACCACCAGGGAGCTCGACTCGCTGTACGACGTCTTACAACATGTGAAAAATATGTGGAAAACTGAG aaTGTGATACTTCTTGGAGACTTCAACGCTGACTGTGGCTACCTCGCTAAGAAGAACAGGAAGTACGTGCGCCTGATTACAGACACAAGTCTCATTTGGCTCATAAAGGATAAAACGGACACCACGGTGCGATCGACCACCTCCTGCACCTACGACAG GATCGTTGTGAACGGGGAGAGATTTGTCAGAGAAATTGTGCCATTTTCAGCCAAACCATTTAACTTCCAAACAGAATACAGACTCACAGATGAGCAG GCACTGGACGTGAGCGACCACTACCCGGTGGAAGTCCTGCTGAAAGTTGTCAAATCAAGATTCCCCTTCAACGGCGCCACTTCTTTGACGTTAAGTGGCATCAAGGAGACTCTGTCAAAgctctgctctttttttctcctcaaacaTCTCGTGGTAGTTTAA